Proteins encoded by one window of Sphingosinicella sp. BN140058:
- a CDS encoding HPF/RaiA family ribosome-associated protein — protein sequence MFIQIHADNQIPSDNDRDTRLEEQIRQRLARFEGRITDVEVHVSDVNGPRGGNADLRCSMEARINGIPPVAAIDEGADFDRAVIGAAKKVVRAIDHQLGKLGDRKGH from the coding sequence TTGTTCATTCAGATCCACGCCGACAATCAGATCCCCAGCGACAATGATCGCGACACGAGGCTCGAGGAGCAGATCCGCCAGCGTCTCGCCCGCTTCGAAGGGCGGATCACCGACGTCGAAGTCCATGTCTCCGACGTCAACGGCCCGCGCGGCGGCAATGCCGATCTGCGCTGTTCCATGGAGGCGCGGATCAACGGCATCCCGCCGGTCGCGGCGATCGACGAAGGCGCCGATTTCGATCGGGCTGTGATCGGCGCGGCCAAGAAGGTGGTGCGTGCCATCGATCACCAGCTCGGCAAGCTCGGCGATCGAAAGGGCCACTGA
- a CDS encoding TetR/AcrR family transcriptional regulator, which yields MNENMAEEGVSTVFDLLWAADRGRKRGPKPRLTREAVVAAAIDVADREGLEAVTMQRLARALNSKPMTLYRHVPSKEALTELMWDAALGAAPLLPDDDWRQALKGWAAASFESLERHPWMIELVGSIRSVGPGWTAWLEAGLAGMRALKLGTGEKLAVLTLIDGHLRSAARLRFGIKASPEWAADFGHMVQRVSADASFPMLAALARNANGPDEDMSLGDMFTFGLDRILDGVGAFAERRA from the coding sequence ATGAACGAGAACATGGCGGAGGAGGGTGTTTCGACCGTGTTCGATCTCCTCTGGGCGGCGGATCGCGGACGGAAGCGCGGCCCCAAGCCGAGGCTGACGCGCGAGGCTGTGGTCGCGGCGGCAATCGATGTCGCCGACCGGGAGGGCCTCGAGGCGGTGACCATGCAGCGGCTTGCCCGGGCTCTCAACTCGAAGCCGATGACGCTCTACCGGCATGTTCCAAGCAAGGAGGCGCTGACTGAGCTGATGTGGGATGCCGCCCTGGGTGCAGCCCCGCTGTTGCCGGACGACGATTGGCGCCAGGCGTTGAAAGGCTGGGCTGCGGCAAGCTTCGAAAGCCTCGAACGCCATCCCTGGATGATCGAGCTGGTCGGGTCGATCCGGTCGGTGGGCCCGGGCTGGACCGCTTGGCTGGAGGCGGGCCTCGCCGGAATGCGGGCCCTGAAGCTCGGCACCGGCGAGAAGCTGGCGGTCCTGACCCTGATCGACGGCCATCTGCGGTCTGCGGCGCGGCTTCGCTTTGGGATCAAGGCATCCCCTGAATGGGCTGCGGATTTCGGCCACATGGTTCAGCGCGTCTCGGCAGACGCTTCGTTTCCGATGCTCGCCGCCTTGGCGCGGAACGCCAACGGCCCCGACGAGGACATGTCGCTCGGCGACATGTTCACCTTTGGGTTGGACCGGATTCTCGACGGTGTGGGCGCCTTCGCAGAGCGGCGCGCCTGA
- a CDS encoding CvpA family protein has protein sequence MTALDIVILLLVGGGLVTGWFKGFVGEVLTLAAWVVAIVFLKLLHEPVTNALEGSVGTHSGAAVLAFALVFGITFLIGKLVARQIGGGVKKSVVGPVDRFLGAGFGALKGLIIGTLLYLGANLVYDTIWGRESVRPEWMAKSRSYPLLSASGRAIVDFVEWRRGRPVDPRYKQAPANESAESQ, from the coding sequence ATGACCGCGCTCGACATCGTCATTCTTCTCCTTGTCGGTGGCGGCCTCGTCACGGGCTGGTTCAAGGGCTTCGTCGGCGAAGTGCTGACCCTGGCCGCGTGGGTCGTCGCCATCGTCTTCCTCAAATTGCTGCACGAGCCGGTGACCAACGCGCTCGAGGGCAGCGTCGGCACGCATTCGGGCGCCGCCGTGCTCGCCTTCGCACTGGTGTTCGGGATCACCTTCCTGATCGGCAAGCTCGTCGCCCGTCAGATCGGCGGCGGCGTCAAGAAGTCGGTGGTCGGACCGGTGGACCGGTTTCTCGGGGCGGGCTTCGGCGCCTTGAAGGGGCTGATCATCGGCACCTTGCTCTATCTCGGCGCCAACCTCGTCTACGACACGATCTGGGGCCGCGAGTCCGTGCGGCCGGAATGGATGGCGAAGTCGCGTTCCTATCCCCTGCTGTCGGCGAGCGGGCGGGCGATCGTCGACTTCGTCGAGTGGCGGCGCGGCCGTCCGGTCGACCCGCGCTACAAGCAGGCGCCGGCCAACGAGAGCGCGGAAAGCCAATGA
- the radA gene encoding DNA repair protein RadA produces MAKPKKRYVCQVCGSVQSRWQGQCPDCNEWNTLVEDAGGVVTPFSARHNLRGGGQTVQLVGLDSDIPLPERTSTGIREFDRALGGGIVPGSATLIGGDPGIGKSTLLLQAAARIAGRGLDVAYISGEEATDQVRLRARRLGLGGAPVRLASATSVRDILTTLSEGKPPALLVIDSIQTMHSDLIEGAPGTVSQVRASAGELIRFAKETGTAVVLVGHVTKDGSIAGPRVLEHMVDTVLSFEGERSHQYRILRAAKNRFGGTDEIGVFAMGEDGLDEVGNPSALFLTHRGESVSGAVVFPALEGTRPVLVEIQALTVRLASGATPRRAVVGWDSGRLAMILAVLEARCGLSFSTAEVYLNIAGGYRISDPAADLAVAAALVSALSERPVAAEAVAFGEVALSGELRPVSHGGLRLKEAAKLGFERAWVPSTLKEEKGGLALTGFRTLGEMVDALLGR; encoded by the coding sequence ATGGCCAAACCCAAGAAGCGCTACGTCTGCCAGGTCTGCGGCTCCGTCCAGAGCCGCTGGCAGGGCCAATGCCCCGATTGCAACGAATGGAACACGCTCGTCGAGGATGCGGGCGGGGTCGTGACGCCCTTCTCGGCGCGGCACAATCTGCGCGGCGGCGGTCAGACCGTCCAGCTCGTCGGGCTCGATTCCGACATCCCGCTGCCGGAGCGGACCAGCACCGGCATTCGCGAATTCGATCGCGCGCTCGGCGGCGGCATCGTGCCGGGTTCCGCCACCCTGATCGGCGGCGATCCGGGCATCGGCAAATCGACCCTTCTGCTGCAGGCGGCGGCGCGGATCGCGGGCCGCGGGCTCGATGTCGCCTACATTTCGGGCGAGGAGGCCACCGACCAGGTGCGCCTGCGCGCCCGTCGCCTGGGCCTCGGCGGCGCCCCCGTGCGGCTCGCCTCGGCGACCTCGGTGCGCGACATCCTGACCACCCTGAGCGAGGGCAAGCCGCCGGCCTTGTTGGTCATCGATTCGATCCAGACCATGCATTCCGATCTGATCGAAGGGGCACCCGGCACGGTCAGCCAGGTCCGCGCCTCGGCCGGCGAGCTGATCCGCTTCGCCAAGGAGACCGGCACCGCCGTCGTCCTCGTCGGCCATGTCACCAAGGACGGATCGATCGCCGGGCCGCGGGTGCTCGAGCATATGGTCGATACCGTCCTGAGCTTCGAGGGCGAGCGAAGCCACCAATATCGTATCCTGCGCGCCGCCAAGAACCGCTTCGGCGGGACCGACGAGATCGGCGTGTTCGCGATGGGCGAGGATGGCCTCGACGAAGTCGGCAACCCTTCCGCGCTGTTCCTCACGCACCGCGGCGAGTCCGTTTCCGGCGCGGTGGTGTTCCCAGCGCTGGAAGGCACGCGCCCGGTGCTGGTCGAGATCCAGGCGCTGACCGTGCGTCTCGCCAGCGGCGCGACCCCGCGGCGTGCGGTGGTCGGCTGGGATTCGGGGCGGCTGGCGATGATCCTTGCGGTGCTGGAGGCGCGCTGCGGGCTCAGCTTCTCGACCGCCGAAGTCTATCTCAACATCGCCGGCGGCTACCGGATCAGCGACCCCGCCGCCGACCTTGCGGTGGCCGCGGCCCTGGTGTCGGCTTTGTCCGAACGCCCGGTTGCGGCGGAGGCGGTGGCGTTCGGCGAAGTTGCCCTGTCGGGCGAACTGCGCCCGGTCTCCCACGGCGGCCTGCGGCTCAAGGAAGCGGCCAAGCTCGGCTTCGAGCGCGCCTGGGTGCCGTCGACGCTGAAGGAGGAGAAAGGCGGGCTGGCGCTGACCGGCTTCCGAACTTTGGGCGAAATGGTCGACGCTCTGCTCGGGCGTTGA
- the cysS gene encoding cysteine--tRNA ligase, with amino-acid sequence MIELRFHDTMAREKRVFVPANPERVTMYVCGPTVYNRAHIGNARPAVVFDVLARLLRHVYGEEKLVYARNVTDIEDKIIDAARSEGVEPAVITDRFERYYLGDMGALGVRAPTIAPHATDHIGEMIAMIGRLIDDGFAYEADGHVLFHVPADPDYGALGRRDREAMIAGARVEIASYKKDPADFVLWKPSDPQVIGWESPWGRGRPGWHIECSAMIERHLGETIDIHGGGLDLIFPHHENEIAQSRCAHRGAPLARYWLHNGFLSMAGSEKMSKSLGNVVLVGDLLGEGHKGEALRLALLSAHYRQPLDWSAQLIAQSKSTLDRLYRAAGDAAPGAIDEGVLAALADDLNTPLALSRLSALDDPATLKASANLLGLLTDSASAWFQGEGDSRIDALVAARTEAKKARDFAEADRIRAALAAEGILLEDGAGGTTWRRA; translated from the coding sequence ATGATCGAGCTTCGTTTCCACGACACGATGGCGCGCGAGAAGCGCGTCTTCGTCCCCGCCAATCCCGAACGCGTGACGATGTATGTCTGCGGGCCGACCGTCTACAATCGGGCCCATATCGGCAACGCCCGCCCAGCGGTCGTGTTCGACGTTCTCGCCCGTCTGCTCCGCCACGTCTATGGCGAGGAGAAGCTGGTCTACGCCCGCAACGTCACCGACATCGAGGACAAGATCATCGATGCGGCGCGTAGCGAGGGTGTCGAGCCGGCCGTCATCACCGATCGCTTCGAGCGCTATTATCTGGGCGACATGGGCGCGCTCGGCGTTCGCGCGCCGACGATCGCGCCGCACGCCACCGACCATATCGGCGAGATGATCGCGATGATCGGGCGCCTGATCGATGACGGCTTCGCCTACGAGGCCGACGGCCACGTCCTCTTCCACGTCCCCGCCGATCCCGATTACGGCGCGCTCGGACGCCGCGACCGCGAGGCGATGATTGCCGGCGCGCGCGTCGAGATCGCGTCCTACAAGAAGGATCCGGCCGACTTCGTTTTGTGGAAGCCGTCCGACCCGCAGGTGATCGGATGGGAGAGCCCGTGGGGCAGGGGACGTCCCGGCTGGCATATCGAATGCTCGGCGATGATCGAACGCCATCTCGGCGAGACGATCGACATCCATGGCGGCGGGCTCGACCTCATCTTCCCCCACCACGAGAACGAGATCGCCCAGAGCCGCTGCGCCCACCGGGGCGCGCCGCTCGCCCGTTACTGGCTGCACAACGGCTTCCTGTCGATGGCGGGCTCCGAGAAGATGTCGAAGAGCCTCGGCAACGTCGTGCTGGTCGGCGATCTGCTCGGCGAAGGGCATAAGGGCGAAGCCTTGCGTCTTGCCTTGCTCTCCGCCCATTATCGCCAGCCGCTCGACTGGTCGGCGCAGCTGATCGCCCAGAGTAAGTCGACATTGGACCGCCTCTACCGCGCTGCGGGCGACGCTGCGCCGGGCGCAATCGACGAGGGCGTGCTGGCCGCGCTCGCCGACGATCTCAACACCCCCTTGGCGCTGTCGCGCCTGTCCGCGCTCGACGACCCGGCAACGCTCAAGGCCTCGGCCAATCTCCTCGGCCTGCTCACCGACAGCGCCTCCGCCTGGTTCCAGGGCGAGGGCGATTCCCGCATCGACGCCCTGGTCGCGGCACGGACCGAAGCAAAGAAGGCGCGTGACTTCGCCGAGGCCGACCGCATCCGCGCCGCGCTGGCGGCGGAGGGCATTCTGCTGGAGGACGGCGCCGGCGGAACGACCTGGCGGCGGGCCTGA